A window of the Butyricimonas virosa genome harbors these coding sequences:
- a CDS encoding RNA polymerase sigma factor, translated as MQEKEFEHIFKCYYSDIYNFIYHYIMDGDDAEDLAQDVFIRFFEKYKSLPEEVNSKQYLLSIAKNQCISFLRHKNVIDRNNLKYFETLLFSATSEYDTTYDDLFLKLNIAMDKLSELQKQIVQMKLTGKDYSEMSEELGVTHSQIHKNIKKAYDKIRHYVRKNETLMLILSPLFSLLHH; from the coding sequence ATGCAAGAGAAAGAATTCGAACATATTTTCAAATGCTATTATAGTGATATATATAATTTTATATATCATTATATAATGGATGGAGATGATGCGGAAGATCTAGCCCAGGATGTTTTTATCCGTTTTTTCGAGAAATACAAGTCCTTGCCGGAAGAAGTCAATTCCAAACAATACCTCTTGTCTATTGCCAAAAACCAGTGTATTAGTTTCCTACGCCACAAGAATGTCATTGACCGAAATAACCTCAAATACTTTGAAACCTTATTATTCAGTGCCACCTCAGAGTACGACACCACGTATGATGATTTGTTTTTAAAATTAAATATTGCCATGGACAAACTTTCCGAGCTGCAAAAGCAAATTGTCCAAATGAAATTGACCGGAAAAGATTACTCCGAAATGTCTGAAGAACTAGGCGTAACTCACTCTCAGATCCATAAAAACATCAAAAAAGCCTATGATAAAATCAGACATTACGTTAGAAAAAATGAAACGCTCATGCTTATTCTATCACCTCTATTTTCACTTTTACATCATTAG
- a CDS encoding TonB-dependent receptor yields MKKSLLFRKGGGSFCKIYLLVCLFLVGFMNLNAQNIPNKKVSLDLKNVPLIDVLLDIQKQTGVNFAYEKTQIEQFKPVTINVKDATIEEVLKTILKDTEFTYKITGDNIAIVKQQETSTTKLIQVSGRVTDEKGNSIPGATVIIHGTTQGVATDLDGRYTLAVKPDDVLRVSFVGYKPEIVAVKGKTKVNIALNPTAENIEEVTVVAFGTQKKESVVSAISTVRPMDLKSSSSDLTTSFAGRIPGMIAWQTGGLPGALTEEEMNTKFYIRGITSFQTGANIDPLILIDGVESSKLDLSRIAPEDIETFSVLKDASATAMYGARGANGVIMVTTKKGEEGSVYASARYEAVFSMPTKEIDVVDPITYMRMYNQAGVGRGQLSTPKYSEEVINRTASGKYPSWVYPANDWYNIMFKNYNVNHHAGLSIRGGSKVIQYYTSVNYVRDMGMLKTDKLNDFDCNISNNQTSFRANLNIDLKAGIKLLINSSATLDKYHGPLTSMTEAYGLAFAASPVDFAPLYPGDDYYNWPHLRFGTTEANATNPYMLLHQGYTERTRYSTSNRAEYIHNLASLVKGLEVRASISWAQTGYYTTAFATSPYRYTLSNYDFETGKHVLRAIEEENSKRTLSVADNTSETSTQVTYEGRLIHTAAWKDHQTSLTGVFQMQERTFTPISSVLNGMPQRNMTFSMRGSYGYKDRYFIEGSFGYNGSERFAENNRMGFFPAGGLAWVASSEPFMQSVSNWLSYLKFRASYGKVGNDGIVATPRFVFLPIIDRLNNPKYANPQPGGATDYYRYIVSAYPNKDIEWEIAEQINFGMEAKMFSGILEFTLDAFQEIRHNVIGNKNTLPSSAGVEVAPLANIGKSRMRGIDFSGKVQHAFSQDCWMILNGTLTYSKSIYKEIEEAIGKPEWQRMKGQEISQQIGYIAEGLFRDQAEINNSPVQGGDVMPGDIRYRDLNGDGVINVEDATYIGFPETPRLIYGFQGFFNYKNWEFSAAFQGSGKRSFFINPAAISPFYGDNAMLKEICDSHWSEDNMTRKPFWPRLSTKNIITHNPQENWYNKDNAEVRKSTYFMRECSFLRCTQIELAYNLPKSLMNKWKLQYVKLFARANNPFIISNFKVWDVELGENGFNYPIQKTYTLGLTFSF; encoded by the coding sequence ATGAAAAAAAGTTTACTATTTCGCAAAGGAGGCGGCTCTTTTTGCAAAATATACCTTTTGGTATGCCTATTTTTAGTAGGATTTATGAATCTTAACGCTCAAAATATACCTAATAAAAAGGTCTCTCTTGATTTAAAAAATGTCCCTTTAATTGATGTATTGCTAGATATTCAAAAACAAACTGGGGTTAATTTTGCTTATGAAAAAACGCAAATAGAGCAATTTAAGCCCGTGACGATTAATGTTAAAGATGCAACTATAGAGGAGGTATTGAAAACAATACTTAAAGATACGGAATTCACGTATAAAATTACAGGTGATAATATTGCTATCGTGAAGCAGCAAGAAACTTCTACAACGAAATTAATTCAGGTAAGTGGTAGAGTCACCGATGAAAAAGGAAATTCGATTCCCGGGGCAACTGTAATCATTCATGGAACAACACAAGGGGTTGCTACGGATCTTGACGGTCGTTATACTTTGGCCGTTAAACCGGATGACGTGTTACGGGTTTCTTTCGTGGGCTACAAACCGGAAATCGTGGCGGTAAAAGGAAAAACAAAAGTAAATATTGCTTTGAATCCTACTGCTGAAAATATTGAAGAAGTGACTGTTGTGGCTTTCGGTACGCAGAAAAAAGAAAGTGTGGTATCAGCGATTTCTACCGTTCGCCCGATGGATTTGAAATCTTCAAGCAGTGATTTGACGACGAGTTTTGCCGGTCGAATTCCCGGTATGATTGCTTGGCAGACGGGAGGTCTTCCGGGAGCGTTGACGGAAGAGGAGATGAACACGAAATTTTATATTCGCGGTATCACTTCTTTCCAGACGGGAGCGAATATCGACCCGTTAATATTGATTGACGGAGTAGAATCTTCCAAGCTGGATTTATCGCGTATAGCTCCGGAAGATATTGAAACTTTTTCCGTTTTGAAAGATGCATCAGCCACGGCCATGTACGGTGCACGTGGTGCGAATGGTGTGATAATGGTGACCACAAAGAAAGGTGAAGAGGGGAGTGTCTATGCATCAGCTCGCTACGAGGCTGTTTTTTCTATGCCGACAAAAGAGATCGACGTGGTAGATCCGATTACATATATGAGAATGTATAACCAGGCTGGAGTCGGACGTGGTCAGTTGTCAACACCCAAATATAGTGAGGAGGTCATAAATCGTACGGCTTCCGGTAAATATCCTTCCTGGGTTTACCCGGCGAATGACTGGTATAATATCATGTTTAAGAATTATAACGTGAACCATCATGCCGGATTGAGTATTCGCGGGGGATCGAAAGTGATTCAATATTATACTTCCGTGAACTATGTCCGGGATATGGGTATGCTGAAAACGGATAAATTGAATGATTTTGATTGTAATATTTCGAATAATCAAACATCATTCCGTGCGAATTTGAATATAGACCTGAAGGCCGGGATTAAGCTATTGATTAATTCATCTGCTACGTTGGATAAATATCACGGTCCGTTAACCTCTATGACGGAAGCATACGGGTTGGCTTTTGCGGCTTCTCCGGTGGATTTCGCTCCGCTCTACCCGGGAGATGATTATTACAATTGGCCGCATTTGCGTTTCGGGACAACGGAAGCCAATGCAACTAATCCCTACATGCTTTTGCACCAGGGATACACGGAGAGAACGCGTTATTCCACGAGCAATCGTGCAGAATATATTCATAATTTAGCCTCTTTGGTCAAAGGATTGGAAGTGCGAGCCAGTATATCTTGGGCTCAAACCGGTTATTATACCACCGCATTCGCAACTAGTCCATACAGGTACACGTTAAGTAACTATGATTTTGAAACGGGAAAACATGTATTGCGAGCCATAGAGGAGGAGAACTCGAAACGTACCTTGTCGGTGGCAGACAATACGTCGGAGACTTCAACGCAGGTGACCTACGAGGGGCGCTTGATACACACGGCTGCTTGGAAAGATCACCAGACCTCCTTGACCGGGGTATTCCAGATGCAGGAGCGGACATTTACACCGATTTCAAGTGTTTTGAACGGAATGCCGCAACGTAATATGACATTCTCCATGCGCGGAAGTTACGGGTATAAGGATCGTTATTTCATTGAAGGTAGTTTCGGGTATAACGGATCGGAACGTTTTGCCGAAAACAATCGGATGGGATTCTTTCCGGCTGGGGGATTGGCTTGGGTAGCTTCGAGCGAACCTTTCATGCAATCCGTTTCGAATTGGCTTTCTTATTTGAAATTCAGGGCATCTTACGGTAAGGTGGGTAATGATGGTATCGTGGCGACTCCGCGTTTTGTATTCCTGCCGATAATAGATCGATTGAATAATCCTAAATATGCTAATCCTCAACCAGGAGGTGCTACTGATTATTATCGTTATATTGTTTCTGCTTACCCCAACAAGGACATCGAATGGGAAATTGCCGAGCAGATTAATTTCGGGATGGAGGCTAAAATGTTCAGTGGTATATTGGAATTTACGTTGGATGCCTTTCAGGAAATCCGTCATAATGTGATCGGGAATAAAAACACGCTTCCTTCTTCTGCCGGGGTAGAGGTCGCACCTTTGGCAAATATCGGTAAATCGCGCATGAGAGGTATCGATTTTTCAGGAAAAGTGCAACATGCTTTTTCGCAAGATTGTTGGATGATTTTGAACGGAACGTTGACATATAGTAAATCTATTTATAAGGAGATCGAGGAGGCTATCGGTAAACCCGAATGGCAACGTATGAAAGGACAGGAGATTTCTCAACAAATCGGTTACATCGCCGAGGGATTGTTTCGCGATCAGGCAGAGATTAATAACTCGCCGGTTCAAGGGGGTGACGTGATGCCCGGGGATATTCGTTATCGTGATTTGAACGGAGACGGGGTGATCAATGTGGAGGATGCCACGTATATCGGTTTTCCGGAGACACCGCGGTTGATTTACGGGTTCCAGGGATTCTTCAATTACAAGAACTGGGAATTCAGTGCCGCTTTCCAAGGTTCGGGTAAACGTTCGTTCTTCATCAATCCGGCAGCAATTTCTCCATTTTACGGAGATAATGCTATGTTGAAAGAGATTTGTGATTCTCACTGGTCTGAGGACAACATGACGAGAAAACCGTTTTGGCCACGTCTTTCAACAAAGAACATTATCACGCATAATCCTCAAGAAAATTGGTATAATAAAGATAATGCGGAAGTGCGTAAGAGTACTTATTTCATGCGGGAATGTTCTTTCTTGCGTTGTACACAAATAGAACTGGCTTATAATTTACCCAAATCGTTGATGAATAAGTGGAAATTACAATACGTGAAACTTTTTGCTCGTGCCAACAATCCGTTCATAATCTCAAACTTCAAGGTTTGGGACGTGGAATTGGGAGAGAACGGATTCAATTATCCGATACAAAAGACGTACACGCTTGGTTTAACATTTAGTTTCTGA
- a CDS encoding FecR family protein, translating into MQIDWSKIFSYIHGRADKKIAEEVELWRKKDLHNEEFYQRSSNYYAGHPTRNESFSEEKLNNLYSKLQETRKRKRQRVLWQRMTVAASVILFFSLGIWWYYDTNSREMTSMQVAMRGEDTGESVIIITETGDKLTAEQLNSKMDQQTHGSKLNYTISDSIYKTDTIKEEIPMHTVVVPRGKTFELVLSDGTFVLLNPQSELTYPVKFDSTSVREVTLRGEGYFEVTKSSRRFVVNTGNMKLQVYGTTFNIISRNDLPDEAVLVEGVVGITPKNSLDGKETVLHPGEKSFVDKLGQVSVTQTDLAEYTAKRNGYILFNGKTIKQVISSLELYYDVHFLVKNEIALEKEEYVFSIKQHASLREALDVIEFVSDVKFLIEGKEVKIIE; encoded by the coding sequence ATGCAGATTGATTGGAGTAAAATATTCTCATATATACATGGACGAGCTGATAAAAAAATAGCCGAAGAAGTGGAACTTTGGCGGAAAAAAGATCTTCATAACGAAGAATTTTATCAACGTTCATCTAATTATTATGCAGGCCATCCGACCCGTAATGAATCTTTTTCAGAAGAAAAATTGAATAATCTCTATTCAAAATTGCAAGAGACAAGAAAGCGTAAACGTCAGCGGGTACTGTGGCAGCGAATGACTGTGGCAGCATCTGTTATTTTATTCTTTTCACTAGGAATCTGGTGGTATTATGACACGAATTCGAGAGAAATGACCAGTATGCAAGTTGCAATGAGAGGTGAGGATACAGGAGAATCGGTTATTATTATCACGGAGACCGGGGATAAATTGACTGCCGAGCAGTTAAATTCGAAAATGGATCAGCAAACTCACGGTAGTAAGTTGAATTACACGATATCCGATAGTATTTATAAAACTGATACGATAAAGGAAGAAATCCCGATGCATACGGTTGTTGTTCCAAGGGGAAAGACCTTTGAACTTGTGCTATCAGACGGGACTTTCGTGTTACTTAACCCGCAGAGTGAACTGACTTACCCGGTGAAATTCGATTCGACTTCCGTGCGTGAAGTCACTCTTCGTGGCGAAGGATACTTTGAGGTGACCAAATCTTCCCGACGTTTCGTGGTGAACACGGGTAATATGAAATTGCAGGTATACGGAACGACATTCAATATTATTTCACGAAACGATTTGCCTGATGAGGCCGTGTTAGTAGAAGGTGTTGTCGGAATTACCCCGAAAAATTCATTGGATGGAAAAGAAACCGTGTTACATCCCGGTGAGAAGTCATTCGTGGATAAATTAGGGCAGGTGTCGGTTACTCAAACGGATTTGGCGGAGTATACCGCTAAACGTAACGGATATATCCTCTTTAACGGGAAAACGATAAAACAAGTAATTTCCAGTCTTGAATTGTACTATGATGTTCATTTTTTAGTTAAAAATGAGATCGCTTTGGAAAAGGAAGAATACGTATTTTCTATAAAACAGCATGCGTCACTCCGAGAGGCTTTGGACGTGATAGAATTTGTTTCGGATGTTAAATTCTTAATCGAAGGGAAGGAGGTGAAGATTATAGAATAA
- a CDS encoding RagB/SusD family nutrient uptake outer membrane protein, protein MKIKFLNVATILSLLVLNSCNYLDVVPENDIETIETIFEKREQAEDWMKTCHVILTAPVTSVVTNPAFTGADEVVAGEYMRNRFPAYQGFFIGDGLQMSQEPYGNVWKNTEYYAAIRYCNIFIENIGSVYNMQQDEKDIWTAEIKALKAHYYFELMRRYGPVVLVPENIDANANVTEMQLPRSPIDTCVNVIVRLLDEAIPVLPLFNQKEKSHSGYYCKEGAAALKAHTLLLAASPIFNGNKNYTNFVNKKGEKLFNAEYDPEKWKRAAEAAQEAIDIADKGGKRLIRGDYQKTTALLSTMADIEHSSLARNFEHDEALQMFEPQLSRTAAFWSLKTLPYFRSTDPDYSGSNQGCIAPSMKMVEFYYTVNGLPIESDKEWPYGMRYQMGKENVPAYRDVVPLNADVLNLHLRREPRFYAHIAADRCHWQMGPTATNLKLVTAYQGEKFGTQATMINNAMPQNLTGYWMKKGSYSDVLPTRYAVDGLNGSVVIMFRLAELYLMKAEAWNEYLTAPDYEHVYAPLNEVRLRAGIPDVESAWENYSNEPGKVKTKEGMREIIRREWNIEFAFEGRRFWNLRRWLTAEMELNEPLYGWNILGNTAESFYNHYKGPIPVWKKRAFVAPRDYLFPIRAEEVLKANCVQNPNW, encoded by the coding sequence ATGAAAATTAAATTTTTGAATGTGGCAACAATCCTTTCGTTACTGGTCTTGAATAGTTGTAACTATTTGGATGTTGTGCCTGAAAACGATATTGAAACGATAGAGACAATATTCGAGAAACGCGAGCAGGCCGAGGACTGGATGAAAACATGCCATGTGATTCTGACGGCACCAGTGACTTCGGTGGTGACGAATCCGGCTTTTACTGGGGCAGACGAGGTAGTTGCCGGAGAATATATGAGAAATCGATTCCCCGCCTATCAAGGTTTTTTCATTGGTGATGGATTGCAAATGTCACAAGAGCCTTACGGTAACGTGTGGAAAAATACGGAGTATTATGCCGCTATTCGTTATTGTAACATTTTTATCGAGAATATCGGTTCCGTTTACAACATGCAACAGGACGAAAAAGATATTTGGACAGCAGAAATTAAGGCTTTGAAGGCGCACTATTATTTCGAGCTGATGCGTCGTTACGGGCCGGTTGTTTTAGTGCCAGAAAATATAGATGCCAATGCCAATGTGACAGAGATGCAATTACCGCGTTCCCCGATAGATACTTGTGTTAATGTCATCGTGCGTTTGCTGGACGAGGCCATTCCGGTTTTACCTTTGTTTAATCAAAAGGAGAAATCGCATAGTGGGTATTATTGTAAAGAAGGTGCGGCGGCATTGAAGGCTCACACCTTGTTGCTTGCCGCTTCCCCTATATTTAACGGAAACAAGAATTATACGAATTTCGTGAACAAAAAAGGCGAAAAGCTTTTTAATGCCGAATATGACCCTGAAAAATGGAAACGGGCAGCCGAAGCGGCACAGGAGGCGATTGATATCGCTGATAAAGGCGGGAAGCGATTAATACGTGGAGATTACCAGAAAACAACCGCTTTGCTCAGCACGATGGCCGATATTGAGCACTCTTCATTAGCCAGAAACTTTGAACATGACGAAGCTTTGCAGATGTTTGAACCCCAGCTTTCGCGTACGGCTGCTTTCTGGTCACTGAAAACGTTGCCCTATTTCCGGAGCACGGATCCCGATTATTCTGGTTCAAATCAGGGATGTATCGCACCGAGCATGAAAATGGTGGAATTTTATTATACGGTTAACGGTTTGCCTATCGAGTCGGATAAAGAATGGCCTTACGGTATGCGCTATCAGATGGGAAAAGAGAATGTACCGGCTTATCGGGATGTAGTGCCTTTGAACGCGGATGTGTTAAATTTGCACTTGAGACGGGAACCTCGTTTTTATGCTCATATCGCAGCGGATCGTTGTCATTGGCAAATGGGACCGACGGCAACGAATTTGAAATTGGTTACTGCTTATCAAGGAGAAAAATTTGGAACGCAGGCCACTATGATCAATAATGCAATGCCGCAAAATTTAACCGGTTACTGGATGAAAAAAGGTTCTTACTCGGATGTGTTGCCTACCCGTTATGCCGTAGACGGGTTAAATGGTTCGGTTGTTATCATGTTTCGGTTGGCTGAACTTTATTTGATGAAAGCCGAAGCTTGGAACGAATACTTGACTGCACCGGATTACGAACACGTGTATGCCCCGTTAAATGAGGTTCGCTTACGTGCCGGAATCCCGGATGTCGAGAGTGCGTGGGAGAACTACTCTAATGAACCAGGTAAGGTAAAAACGAAGGAAGGAATGCGGGAGATTATTCGCCGAGAGTGGAACATCGAGTTCGCATTCGAGGGAAGACGTTTCTGGAATTTGCGCCGTTGGTTGACTGCAGAGATGGAATTGAACGAACCGCTATATGGTTGGAATATTTTGGGAAACACGGCAGAGAGTTTTTATAATCACTATAAAGGACCGATTCCCGTGTGGAAGAAGCGTGCTTTTGTAGCCCCGAGGGACTATTTGTTCCCGATTCGGGCAGAAGAAGTGTTAAAAGCGAATTGTGTACAGAATCCAAATTGGTAA
- a CDS encoding IS3 family transposase, which yields MCGHFGYSKQAYYRGQRAGDKLERECYLLSLVRDIREDMPNLGGVKLWKKLNSSGVQVGRDELYRLLRAHDLMVKHEKRRVVTTDSSGWFRQFPNLVKGLEIKRHNQVWVSDITYVDTLSGFVFLSLVTDAYSRRIMGWFVHDKLNTEGPLNALYRAFLQVRASEIEGTIHHSDRGVQYCSYQYNTTLGMKRMNTSMTQDGSPYDNAIAERVNGILKREWLEQEVFVNIEQVWVRVEKVVALYNGQRPHFSIRLNTPDSIYRDLTGKFAFHMY from the coding sequence TTGTGCGGTCACTTCGGCTACAGCAAGCAGGCCTACTACCGCGGGCAGCGGGCTGGCGACAAACTGGAGAGGGAGTGTTACCTTCTATCGCTCGTCCGGGACATACGCGAGGACATGCCAAACCTCGGCGGGGTGAAACTATGGAAGAAGCTAAATTCCAGCGGTGTCCAGGTCGGGCGTGACGAGCTTTACCGCTTGCTTCGCGCTCACGACTTGATGGTCAAGCACGAGAAAAGGCGAGTGGTAACGACGGATTCCAGCGGGTGGTTCCGGCAGTTCCCAAACCTGGTGAAAGGGCTGGAGATCAAGCGCCACAACCAGGTTTGGGTCAGTGATATCACTTACGTGGACACGCTCTCGGGGTTCGTCTTTCTCTCCCTGGTGACGGATGCCTACTCCCGCCGGATCATGGGGTGGTTCGTGCACGACAAGTTAAACACGGAAGGACCGTTGAACGCCTTGTACAGGGCCTTCTTGCAGGTCAGGGCAAGCGAGATCGAGGGCACGATACATCACTCGGACAGGGGCGTGCAGTATTGTAGTTACCAGTACAACACAACGCTGGGGATGAAGCGGATGAACACGAGCATGACCCAGGACGGATCTCCGTACGATAACGCTATCGCGGAGAGGGTGAACGGGATTCTCAAGAGGGAGTGGCTGGAACAGGAGGTTTTCGTGAACATCGAACAGGTCTGGGTGAGGGTGGAGAAGGTCGTCGCGTTGTACAACGGGCAGAGACCGCACTTCTCTATAAGGCTGAACACGCCTGATTCGATTTACCGGGACTTGACCGGAAAGTTCGCCTTCCACATGTACTAG
- a CDS encoding transposase, whose amino-acid sequence MSVATKSSGLSRHTIEEKIEVVRQRIFQESSFRELQERHGICSATLSVWIKKYKAEVLRRFPVKDLPLYVLKYQETMTTEEENELTRLRRENEDLKLLHEANLLMIDMAKERFGIDIKKNYEEMLSGGCLKEVPGVKGNDE is encoded by the coding sequence ATGTCAGTAGCAACAAAATCCAGTGGTTTGTCTCGCCACACGATCGAAGAAAAAATAGAGGTAGTGCGTCAACGAATTTTTCAAGAGAGTAGTTTCCGAGAACTCCAGGAACGTCACGGGATCTGTAGCGCGACGTTAAGCGTTTGGATCAAGAAATATAAAGCTGAAGTTCTTCGTCGTTTCCCGGTAAAAGACTTACCTTTATACGTTCTTAAATACCAGGAAACCATGACCACGGAAGAAGAAAATGAACTCACTCGCCTTCGCCGCGAGAACGAGGACTTGAAATTACTACACGAGGCGAACCTGCTGATGATCGACATGGCCAAGGAGCGTTTCGGCATCGATATAAAAAAAAACTACGAGGAGATGTTATCCGGCGGGTGCTTGAAGGAAGTGCCCGGCGTAAAGGGCAACGACGAGTAG
- a CDS encoding ATP-binding protein, producing the protein MENLFRTFRLLLNNTTTDFIRYLHDQISWNSRLVAILGARGVGKTTLLLQHIKLHDNINETLFVTADDLYFSTNTLYDLALKFYQQGGKKLYIDEIHKYQAWSREIKNIYDQIPELNVIYTGSSILDLEQGGADLSRRKLEYHMTGLSFREYLNIAKNIKLPLHSFEDILSNKIQFPYDKERPLQLFKEYLQQGYYPFFKEDGYYIRLKSVLNQTLENDIPHFAQMNISTAQKLKRLLYIVAQSVPFKPNFSKLSRDLDVNRNFVPDLMFYLEKAGVINQLRNDTKGIKLLGKVDKVYLNNTNLAYAISDTIPDIGNVRETVFFSLMRTTQEVTTSSVADFNIGKYTFEIGGKNKAQKQIEGIENAYVVKDDIEYGYKNIIPLWAFGLTY; encoded by the coding sequence ATGGAAAATCTATTTAGAACATTTAGATTACTTTTGAACAACACCACAACAGATTTCATACGTTATCTACACGATCAAATTTCATGGAACAGCCGTCTGGTAGCTATACTTGGAGCAAGAGGAGTCGGCAAAACCACCTTGCTATTACAACATATAAAACTCCATGATAACATTAATGAAACTCTTTTTGTCACGGCAGATGACCTCTATTTTTCTACAAATACACTTTACGATCTTGCACTGAAATTTTATCAGCAAGGGGGAAAAAAGTTATATATTGACGAAATCCATAAATATCAAGCATGGTCCAGAGAGATTAAAAATATATATGATCAAATTCCCGAACTAAACGTAATATACACGGGTTCTTCTATTCTTGATCTGGAACAAGGAGGAGCCGATCTCAGCCGTCGCAAATTAGAATATCACATGACAGGATTGTCATTCAGGGAATATCTGAATATAGCCAAAAATATAAAATTACCTTTACATTCATTCGAAGACATATTATCTAATAAAATACAATTCCCATACGATAAGGAACGCCCATTACAATTATTTAAAGAGTACTTGCAACAGGGTTATTACCCGTTTTTTAAAGAAGACGGTTATTACATTCGTTTGAAAAGTGTTTTAAATCAAACACTTGAAAATGATATTCCCCATTTTGCACAAATGAATATTTCCACGGCACAAAAGCTAAAAAGATTACTATATATCGTGGCACAAAGTGTTCCCTTTAAACCGAATTTCTCGAAACTTTCAAGAGATTTAGATGTGAACCGTAATTTTGTACCCGACTTGATGTTCTATCTCGAAAAAGCAGGAGTAATCAACCAATTACGGAATGATACCAAAGGAATAAAACTACTTGGTAAAGTGGACAAAGTGTATCTTAATAATACAAATCTTGCATACGCCATTTCAGACACTATACCAGATATTGGAAACGTGAGGGAAACGGTGTTCTTTTCTTTGATGCGAACCACCCAAGAAGTCACCACATCATCCGTTGCAGATTTCAATATTGGTAAATATACCTTTGAAATTGGCGGCAAAAATAAAGCACAAAAGCAAATTGAAGGAATAGAAAATGCTTATGTCGTAAAAGATGATATCGAATACGGATACAAAAACATTATTCCTCTTTGGGCATTCGGATTAACCTACTGA